DNA from Thermoproteales archaeon:
GCTTCGATTTGTACAACGGATTGCCGAAAACGTAATTGCTCGTTTCCTTGAAGGGATGCATTGACAAAAGTTTATCCTTAATGTTCATACTGGCGATATCTTTCTTGGAAGTTATAATGGCTACTTCTCCCTTAATCATAGCATCACCTATTATTCGCAACTTTTTAATATTATTGCTGAATTATTATACTATCTCCGTGCTGATGAGGGCGGGCCCAAGCGGGGATCGATGACATAATAAACATGCTGAGGCACGGAATTTAACGGTGTTAAACTTGAGATTAAAAACTAAAAAAGGTAAACAAACTAAAGCTCCAATGTCGAGGAAAGAAATAGCTAAAAAAAGGCTAAAAAGCTATCAAATGCAAGCAATTTTGATATTAGTTGGCGGCATAGCGGCTTCTATTTTCACCCAGTATATTTCATATAGTAGTGAAGGTTTCGGGGCGGCATTGTCAAAGCCGGTGTCTTGGCTAACTTTAGCTATTGTAGCTTTCGCAGTATTTATGGGAGTTGCCGTTTTTGTAAAAGCATATTCCTTTTACTTATTCGCCAGGATACTTGATGCTCTTTCTACTGTTCAAGTTCCAGCTAGGGAATTAAAGACAGCCCCGGTAGCTCAACCACAAGTAACTCCGCAAGTTTCAAAAATAGCTGAAACTCCGCGTGTTACCCAGCAGGTACAGCAAGAAATACCTGCTACTCGCCAGGTAAAACCTGGAGCAAAGTTGTGCCCATACTGCGGTAGGGAGCTGCCTCTGGGAGATATACACGTATTCTGTCCGTTTTGTGGTAAGCGACTGAAATAAACGTTTACTCTGCAATATTGCGAGCAAATAGCCAGGTTATGCATGCAAAAACTACCACAACAATTATGGGGAGGAGTAACTTCTCTCTAGGATTGTTTTTCTTTTCTATAGTTTTATATATGTTAGCTTTAAGCTCCGTTGATGGCAGTGAGAATGTTAAAACTTCGTTCGGGTCGGAATCTGATGCTTGAGCAAAAACTATGATCTTATCCGATATATTGACGCCAGCACCATCGATGTAGGGGCATTTTCCTACGTCAGCGTAGACGGTCGTGTCTATAGGGACGTAAGTTTCGTCAGCGCATACCACGGCAAATGCATGGAGAGCAAAGTTTCTATATTCGATATTTAGATATTTTGAAGATTCCTTGGAAAATAGATTTTCTTCGTAAACTATTGAAAAATAGATAAGCGATGGTATCCCCTTTAGTCTTAAAAGAGTAACTATTAAAGCTGATTTATCTCCGCACACGCCTTTTCTATCGGATAGGATTTTTGCAGGATAATTAATTACAAAATTTCCCGGGTTATAGGCTATGTTCTCTGCAACCCATTTGGAAACCTTAAAAACGTATTCGGCGAGAGAATCGCTATCTGCGTCAATTGATTCTTTAAGTTCTATGATTTTGCTCCAAGTTGTCAAATTATCATGTTTTGTCCAAAACCCTCCTAAGTAGGTTAAAGCTGATGAATTAATCGAGATTGAACGCACATTTTCGAGAAGGGCTGAGGATCTACTACATCTGCTAATGGTTAAACCGCTTTCAGCCCAGTAAACTTCTATCATCTGAACAGTTGTAATATTTACTTTTTCTTTAGGCTTTAACGTGTAGGAAGGTATTACTATAATCTTATTACCCTTATAACTTTTCAGGCTACATTTTTTAGTTATATCAACACCGTTAAAATATACAGTATAGTTTCTCAAGGCCTGCCAGCCCTCAATGTCTGGGATAAGGAATTCTTTAATGTTGTTTTCATCAAAGCTGATTGTGACTGTTTTATTGTCAATATTTTCCAATAGGTAGGTGGTTTTGAGAACGTATATCGTCTTGTTAAATTCGATGCTGGCGCTGACAAGTAAGGCTAACACCAGAGGGGTAAGGAGTATCATGATTATAAATATAGAG
Protein-coding regions in this window:
- a CDS encoding transglutaminase family protein → MRKSSIFIIMILLTPLVLALLVSASIEFNKTIYVLKTTYLLENIDNKTVTISFDENNIKEFLIPDIEGWQALRNYTVYFNGVDITKKCSLKSYKGNKIIVIPSYTLKPKEKVNITTVQMIEVYWAESGLTISRCSRSSALLENVRSISINSSALTYLGGFWTKHDNLTTWSKIIELKESIDADSDSLAEYVFKVSKWVAENIAYNPGNFVINYPAKILSDRKGVCGDKSALIVTLLRLKGIPSLIYFSIVYEENLFSKESSKYLNIEYRNFALHAFAVVCADETYVPIDTTVYADVGKCPYIDGAGVNISDKIIVFAQASDSDPNEVLTFSLPSTELKANIYKTIEKKNNPREKLLLPIIVVVVFACITWLFARNIAE